From Isachenkonia alkalipeptolytica, the proteins below share one genomic window:
- a CDS encoding MarR family winged helix-turn-helix transcriptional regulator: MKDKYIVHFFSKTKKKMIDFIDQQLEEKGLEELIPSHGNILTVLYNHGELSMKEISQLIGKDKSTVTSLVASLCRLGYVKKKVSDKDKRITYISLSDKGKSIKNQYLSISEEVQSTAFKNFTEEEKKEFMRLLKRMNMNFSTELKK; this comes from the coding sequence ATGAAGGATAAATACATAGTACACTTTTTTAGTAAAACAAAGAAAAAAATGATTGATTTTATTGATCAGCAGCTGGAAGAAAAGGGATTAGAGGAGTTGATCCCTTCCCATGGTAATATTTTAACCGTGCTCTACAATCATGGGGAGTTAAGCATGAAAGAGATCAGTCAATTAATAGGAAAAGATAAATCCACGGTAACGTCGTTAGTTGCTTCTTTATGCAGATTAGGGTATGTTAAGAAAAAAGTATCCGACAAGGATAAACGGATTACTTATATATCTTTATCGGATAAAGGGAAGAGCATAAAAAATCAGTATCTCAGTATTTCAGAAGAAGTTCAATCCACAGCTTTTAAGAACTTTACCGAGGAAGAAAAAAAAGAGTTTATGCGTCTGTTAAAAAGAATGAATATGAACTTTAGCACAGAACTAAAGAAATGA